A region of Pseudomonas cavernicola DNA encodes the following proteins:
- the gabP gene encoding GABA permease — protein MSNSSTLAPGLKQRHVTMLSIAGAIGAGLFIGSGHAIASAGPAAILAYIFSGTLVVLVMRMLGEMAVASPDTGSFSTYAERAMGRSAGFTIGWLYWWFWVLVIPIEAIAAAAILHAWFPAVQTWEFAIAVTGLLTVTNLFSVARYGEFEFWFAMLKVIAVLGFIAIGGLALAGALPGREVSGVMQLSNAFGGFMPNGMTAVIGAMLITVFSFMGTEIVTIAAAESQNPAKQIIRATNSVVWRMGIFYIVSVFLIISIVPWNDPLLGEVGSYQRALELMNVPQAKMIVDIVVLIAVASCLNSAIYTASRMVYSLSKRGDGPQVLQKTSSSGVPYVAVLASTAVGFLTTALNYFAPNEVFSFLLASSGAVALLVYLVIAVSQLKLRKKLNESGQPIAFKMWFYPWLSYLVIFCILSILVVMLILPEHRMEVIATGALTLSIVCTGSIFNAKKSTVQTIEVASTESV, from the coding sequence ATGTCCAACAGCTCCACTTTGGCCCCAGGCCTCAAGCAGCGTCATGTCACCATGCTTTCCATTGCCGGCGCCATCGGTGCCGGCCTATTCATCGGCTCAGGGCACGCCATCGCATCCGCCGGTCCCGCGGCGATTCTGGCTTACATTTTTTCCGGTACGCTGGTCGTTCTGGTCATGCGCATGCTGGGAGAAATGGCTGTAGCCTCACCCGATACCGGATCATTTTCGACCTATGCCGAGCGTGCGATGGGACGCAGCGCGGGCTTTACCATCGGCTGGCTGTACTGGTGGTTCTGGGTATTGGTCATTCCTATCGAAGCCATCGCCGCCGCCGCTATCTTGCACGCCTGGTTCCCTGCGGTGCAGACGTGGGAGTTTGCAATCGCGGTCACCGGTCTATTGACGGTAACCAACCTGTTCAGCGTGGCTCGTTACGGGGAGTTCGAGTTCTGGTTCGCCATGCTCAAAGTCATTGCCGTATTGGGCTTCATCGCCATCGGCGGGCTCGCCCTGGCGGGCGCATTGCCGGGTAGAGAGGTGAGTGGTGTCATGCAGTTAAGCAACGCGTTTGGTGGTTTCATGCCCAATGGCATGACGGCTGTCATCGGCGCGATGCTCATCACCGTATTCAGCTTCATGGGCACGGAAATCGTCACGATTGCAGCGGCCGAATCCCAGAACCCCGCCAAGCAGATCATCCGCGCGACAAACTCGGTCGTCTGGCGAATGGGGATTTTCTATATTGTCTCGGTATTCCTCATCATCTCCATCGTCCCCTGGAACGACCCCCTGCTTGGGGAGGTGGGTTCTTATCAGCGAGCGCTTGAGCTGATGAACGTTCCACAGGCGAAGATGATTGTCGATATCGTTGTACTGATAGCGGTGGCCAGCTGCCTCAACTCAGCCATCTATACAGCCTCGCGCATGGTCTACTCCCTGAGCAAGCGCGGGGATGGCCCTCAAGTGCTGCAGAAAACTTCATCGTCCGGGGTGCCATATGTTGCGGTACTGGCGAGCACAGCCGTCGGTTTTCTGACCACAGCGCTCAATTACTTCGCGCCCAACGAAGTGTTCTCCTTCCTGCTGGCCAGTTCGGGAGCTGTCGCACTGCTGGTGTACCTCGTCATTGCTGTTTCCCAGCTCAAACTTCGCAAGAAATTGAATGAATCGGGACAGCCCATTGCATTCAAGATGTGGTTTTACCCATGGCTCAGCTATCTGGTTATTTTCTGTATCTTGAGCATTCTGGTCGTTATGCTGATTTTGCCAGAGCATCGTATGGAAGTGATCGCTACCGGTGCGCTCACACTGTCCATCGTATGTACGGGCTCAATCTTCAACGCCAAGAAAAGTACCGTGCAAACCATTGAAGTGGCTTCAACGGAAAGCGTTTGA
- a CDS encoding creatininase codes for MSKSVFIGELTWKEYEAKVAEGNCVAMLPVGALEQHGHHMCMNVDVLLPTAVCQRVAERIGALVLPGIQYGYKSQQKSGGGNHFPGTTSLDGATLTHTVQDIIRELARHGVRRLVMMNGHYENSMFIVEGIDLALRELRYAGVDDFKVVALSYWDFVRDPQVIGRLYPDGFLGWDIEHGGVFETSLMLALYPQLVDLDKVVDHPPATFPPYDVFPVIPERTPAPGTLSSAKTASREKGELILSVCVSGISAAVREAFDLAT; via the coding sequence ATGAGCAAGAGTGTTTTCATAGGTGAGCTGACCTGGAAGGAGTACGAAGCCAAGGTCGCCGAGGGTAACTGCGTGGCGATGCTGCCGGTCGGCGCGCTCGAGCAGCATGGCCACCACATGTGCATGAACGTCGATGTGCTGCTGCCCACCGCGGTGTGCCAGCGGGTCGCCGAGCGCATCGGCGCGCTGGTGCTGCCGGGGATCCAGTACGGCTACAAGTCGCAGCAGAAGTCCGGTGGCGGCAACCACTTCCCCGGCACCACCAGCCTCGACGGCGCCACCCTGACGCACACGGTCCAGGACATCATCCGCGAGCTCGCGCGCCATGGCGTGCGCCGCCTGGTGATGATGAACGGCCACTACGAGAACTCGATGTTCATAGTCGAAGGCATCGATCTGGCCTTGCGCGAGTTGCGCTACGCCGGGGTGGACGATTTCAAGGTCGTGGCGCTCTCGTACTGGGACTTCGTCCGCGATCCCCAGGTGATCGGGCGTCTGTATCCGGACGGTTTCCTGGGCTGGGATATCGAGCACGGCGGCGTCTTCGAGACTTCGCTGATGCTGGCCCTGTACCCCCAGCTGGTCGATCTGGACAAGGTCGTGGACCATCCGCCCGCCACCTTTCCGCCTTACGACGTGTTCCCGGTCATTCCCGAGCGCACCCCGGCGCCGGGCACGCTGTCTTCGGCGAAAACGGCCAGCCGCGAGAAGGGCGAGCTGATCCTGAGCGTCTGTGTCTCCGGCATCAGCGCCGCAGTACGGGAGGCGTTTGATTTAGCAACATAA